In a genomic window of Staphylococcus taiwanensis:
- the norA gene encoding multidrug efflux MFS transporter NorA translates to MRKQLFTLYFNIFLIFVGIGLVIPVLPVYLKDLGLKGSDLGVLVAVFALSQMIISPFGGTLADKLGKKLIICIGLVLFAISEFLFAVGHQFSILIVSRILGGFSAGMVMPGVTGMIADISPAKDKAKNFGYMSAIINSGFILGPGIGGFLAEFSHRVPFYFAGTLGVLAFIMSLILIHNPRKETTEGFHSLEPEVLTKINWKIFITPIILTLVLAFGLSAFETLFSLYTSEKANYTPRDISIAIVGGGVAGAVFQVFFFDKFMKYMTELTFIIWSLLYSAIVLGLLILSHSYWTIMLISFIVFIGFDLIRPALTNYYSNIAGNRQGFAGGLNSTFTSMGNFVGPLVAGALFDVNVEFPLYMAIVVMLFGILIIFVEKALQINRRRKRSTK, encoded by the coding sequence ATGAGAAAACAATTATTCACATTATACTTTAATATCTTTTTAATTTTTGTTGGAATCGGTCTGGTGATTCCGGTACTGCCTGTGTATTTAAAAGATTTAGGATTAAAAGGTAGTGATTTAGGCGTATTAGTAGCGGTTTTTGCCTTATCTCAAATGATTATTTCACCGTTTGGTGGGACCTTAGCAGACAAATTAGGTAAAAAATTAATCATCTGCATCGGCTTAGTCTTATTTGCTATTTCTGAATTTTTATTCGCTGTAGGCCATCAATTTTCAATACTTATCGTTTCAAGAATTTTAGGTGGTTTCAGTGCAGGTATGGTTATGCCAGGTGTAACGGGAATGATTGCAGACATTTCGCCCGCTAAAGACAAAGCGAAGAATTTCGGCTATATGTCAGCTATTATTAATTCAGGGTTTATACTCGGCCCAGGCATTGGAGGATTTCTTGCGGAGTTCTCACATCGCGTTCCATTCTATTTTGCAGGAACATTAGGTGTGCTAGCATTTATTATGTCTTTAATATTAATTCATAACCCACGTAAGGAAACAACGGAAGGCTTCCATTCGCTTGAACCAGAAGTATTGACTAAAATTAATTGGAAAATCTTTATAACACCAATCATCTTAACACTAGTGTTAGCATTTGGGTTATCAGCATTTGAAACACTCTTTTCACTTTATACTTCTGAGAAAGCGAATTACACACCACGTGATATTTCAATTGCGATTGTTGGTGGTGGTGTAGCGGGTGCCGTATTCCAAGTATTCTTCTTTGATAAATTTATGAAATATATGACCGAATTAACATTTATTATATGGTCTTTACTATATTCAGCAATTGTTCTAGGCCTATTAATTTTGTCACATAGTTATTGGACAATTATGCTTATTAGTTTTATTGTTTTTATCGGTTTTGATCTTATTCGACCAGCACTTACGAATTATTATTCGAATATAGCAGGTAATCGTCAAGGTTTTGCCGGAGGATTAAACTCCACCTTTACTAGTATGGGTAACTTTGTCGGACCGCTAGTAGCTGGGGCTTTATTTGACGTGAATGTAGAATTTCCATTGTATATGGCTATTGTTGTGATGCTATTTGGTATTTTAATTATTTTTGTT
- a CDS encoding DNA-binding protein, with amino-acid sequence MKFQKDEHTFLLVLDKGEDIVEVLTQFAVEQNMKFGSISGIGACDKVTLNFYNLDTQKYEAREIYEPLELTSLLGNISHIDDVPFAHLHGTFGTRDFQTLSGHLTKAVVSATAEIVITMTNLDINRTHDDETGLNLLRP; translated from the coding sequence ATGAAATTTCAAAAAGACGAACATACCTTTCTTTTAGTTTTAGACAAAGGCGAGGATATTGTAGAAGTACTTACTCAATTCGCTGTTGAGCAAAATATGAAATTCGGTTCTATTAGTGGTATAGGTGCATGTGATAAGGTAACCCTCAACTTTTATAATTTAGACACTCAAAAATATGAGGCACGTGAAATTTATGAACCGCTAGAATTAACCAGCCTATTAGGCAATATTTCTCATATTGATGACGTGCCATTTGCGCATTTACACGGAACATTTGGAACACGTGATTTTCAAACTTTAAGTGGTCATTTAACTAAAGCGGTTGTTTCTGCAACAGCAGAAATAGTGATAACGATGACAAACTTAGACATTAACCGTACACACGATGATGAAACTGGACTTAATTTATTAAGACCCTAA